The proteins below are encoded in one region of Mycobacterium shinjukuense:
- a CDS encoding phthiocerol/phthiodiolone dimycocerosyl transferase: protein MFGGSVIRKLSHSEEVFAKYEVFTSMTVRLHGGVDVDALSDAFDALVAAHPVLASHLEPSPDGGWFLVADDLLHSGICVVDGNNATPAGIRLDQTASLLNLRLTLGEQTSALTVYLHHSIADGHHGAGLLEELFTRYTAVVTTGDPGPVIPEPAPAPLEVVLQQRGVKRLGVSGVERFMPVMFAYDLPASVKPTLVATPGSPQAVPVTRVRLTEQQTADLVEFSRENRVSVNTVVAAAILLTEWRMRETPHVPIPYAYPVDLRYFLTPPVRPTESTNLVGVATYLAEIGPNTDIVDLATDIGATFRADLADGLIQQSALNFGVAFEGTPPGLPPLVFCTDVSALPVPTPEGLELGEFQGQFFCSITVPLDFYGCGVHGGQMVIEHHGHIEAQQTLEAIRALLCTVPAEYGWVME, encoded by the coding sequence GTGTTTGGCGGATCGGTGATCCGAAAGCTGTCACACAGCGAGGAAGTCTTCGCGAAATACGAGGTTTTCACGTCGATGACGGTGCGGCTGCACGGTGGTGTCGACGTCGATGCGCTATCGGATGCGTTCGACGCCCTGGTGGCGGCCCACCCGGTGTTGGCCAGTCACCTGGAGCCAAGCCCCGATGGCGGTTGGTTTCTCGTCGCCGACGACCTGCTGCATTCCGGGATATGTGTCGTCGACGGCAACAACGCGACGCCGGCCGGAATCCGGCTCGATCAAACCGCGTCCCTGTTGAATCTTCGGCTGACGCTCGGCGAGCAAACATCGGCGCTGACGGTGTATCTGCACCACAGCATCGCCGACGGTCACCATGGGGCCGGCCTTCTCGAAGAGCTGTTCACCCGGTACACCGCTGTGGTAACTACCGGCGACCCCGGTCCGGTGATCCCGGAGCCGGCTCCGGCGCCACTCGAGGTCGTGCTGCAACAGCGGGGCGTCAAAAGGCTCGGGGTGTCGGGCGTCGAGCGTTTCATGCCGGTGATGTTCGCCTACGACCTACCCGCCTCCGTCAAGCCGACCCTGGTTGCCACTCCCGGATCGCCGCAGGCCGTTCCGGTCACCAGGGTCCGGCTCACCGAGCAGCAGACGGCCGACCTGGTGGAGTTCAGCCGGGAGAATCGGGTCAGCGTCAACACCGTGGTGGCCGCGGCCATCCTGCTGACCGAGTGGCGGATGCGGGAAACCCCGCACGTCCCGATCCCCTACGCGTATCCGGTCGACCTGCGATACTTCCTCACCCCGCCGGTAAGGCCGACCGAGAGTACCAACCTGGTCGGGGTGGCAACCTACCTCGCGGAGATCGGGCCGAACACCGACATCGTGGACCTGGCGACCGACATCGGCGCCACCTTTCGGGCGGACCTGGCCGACGGCCTGATTCAGCAGTCGGCCCTGAACTTTGGCGTGGCATTCGAAGGAACTCCACCGGGGCTGCCGCCGCTGGTGTTCTGCACCGATGTCAGCGCGCTCCCCGTCCCCACCCCCGAGGGCTTGGAGCTGGGCGAATTTCAGGGCCAATTCTTTTGTTCCATCACCGTCCCCCTCGATTTCTACGGCTGCGGGGTTCACGGCGGGCAAATGGTGATCGAGCATCACGGACACATCGAGGCCCAACAGACCCTCGAGGCGATCCGCGCCCTGCTGTGCACGGTGCCCGCGGAGTACGGCTGGGTGATGGAGTGA
- a CDS encoding ABC-2 transporter permease: MSAPAFDPIPASTFTGPRPSMGEPRLSTIRQWWVLFLRFIAPGLRNAEEVTTIGAPVVFTVGFYIPFAIPWNHYVGGGSPGVASNLGQYIAPLIVLQSIAFAAISSAFRAATDSLLGINRRFRSMPIAPLMPVLTRVSVAVYRCCWGLAVSLICGYAIGFRFHRGPLAIIGFCVLAIVIGTLLSFAADLIGTATRNPDAMLPLLTLPILIFGLLSIGLMPIKLFPHWIHPFVRNQPISQFVAALRALAGDTIKTAIPVAWPVMVPTLAWLLGFMVLLVPLSIFVLSRRP, from the coding sequence GTGAGCGCCCCGGCCTTCGATCCGATTCCGGCCTCGACCTTCACGGGGCCACGCCCAAGCATGGGGGAACCACGCCTGTCGACGATCCGGCAGTGGTGGGTACTGTTTCTGCGCTTCATCGCGCCGGGCCTGCGCAACGCTGAAGAAGTCACCACGATTGGTGCGCCGGTGGTTTTCACGGTGGGCTTCTACATACCGTTCGCCATACCGTGGAACCATTACGTGGGTGGTGGCAGCCCAGGCGTCGCCAGTAACTTGGGGCAATACATCGCCCCGCTGATCGTGCTGCAGTCCATTGCGTTCGCCGCCATTTCCTCGGCCTTCCGGGCGGCAACCGATTCTCTGCTGGGCATCAATCGACGGTTCAGGTCCATGCCGATCGCTCCGTTGATGCCGGTGCTGACGCGGGTGTCAGTCGCCGTGTACCGCTGCTGCTGGGGTTTGGCGGTATCGCTGATCTGCGGCTACGCGATCGGGTTCCGCTTCCATCGTGGCCCCCTGGCTATCATCGGCTTTTGCGTATTGGCGATCGTGATCGGGACCCTGCTGTCATTTGCCGCTGACCTGATCGGCACCGCGACCCGCAACCCCGACGCCATGCTGCCGCTGCTGACATTGCCCATTTTGATCTTCGGCCTGCTGTCGATCGGTCTCATGCCCATCAAGCTGTTTCCTCACTGGATACATCCGTTTGTCCGTAACCAACCGATCTCCCAGTTCGTGGCGGCGCTGCGCGCCCTGGCCGGGGATACCATCAAGACAGCGATACCGGTGGCGTGGCCTGTCATGGTGCCGACGTTGGCGTGGCTGCTCGGTTTTATGGTGCTCCTGGTGCCCTTATCCATCTTCGTGTTGTCCAGACGGCCATGA
- a CDS encoding ABC transporter permease produces MISMTSQQVGFAPVRSQYPENSVRQLVSHTVVQTKRILSRWSRDYLTAVEALVLPILFMLVLKVVLGNLIYAVTHDNAMYSIVPLIAIGAAITGSSFVAIDLMRERSIGLLSRLWVLPVHRASGLLSRILGDAVRILFTTVVMLSVGVMLGFRFRQGAIASLTWLSVPVILGIAFAVTVTTVAFYATQAFVVEAVELVQAIAIFFSTGLVPLDQYPRWIQPVVAHQPVSYAVAAMRGLSAGGPVLAPMIATLLWAVGICAACALPLAVGYRRASTH; encoded by the coding sequence ATGATTTCTATGACAAGTCAACAAGTCGGGTTTGCACCCGTGCGCTCGCAGTACCCGGAAAACTCTGTCAGGCAGCTCGTTTCGCATACTGTGGTGCAGACCAAGCGGATACTCAGTCGGTGGTCGCGTGACTACCTGACCGCCGTCGAAGCGCTGGTGTTACCGATTCTGTTCATGCTGGTGTTGAAGGTCGTGCTCGGTAATCTGATTTACGCCGTAACCCACGACAACGCGATGTACAGCATCGTTCCGCTCATCGCGATCGGCGCCGCGATCACTGGATCATCGTTCGTCGCAATCGACCTGATGCGCGAGCGCTCCATCGGGCTGCTTTCCCGGTTGTGGGTGCTGCCTGTGCACCGGGCATCGGGCCTGCTCTCTCGAATCCTCGGAGACGCGGTTCGGATTCTGTTCACCACCGTCGTGATGCTGAGTGTGGGCGTCATGTTGGGCTTCCGGTTTCGGCAGGGCGCAATAGCGAGCCTCACCTGGCTTAGTGTTCCGGTGATACTGGGTATCGCATTCGCCGTTACCGTCACGACCGTGGCCTTCTACGCCACCCAAGCTTTCGTTGTGGAAGCGGTTGAGCTGGTGCAAGCGATCGCGATCTTCTTCTCCACGGGTCTGGTGCCGCTGGACCAATACCCACGTTGGATCCAGCCGGTGGTCGCGCATCAGCCGGTGAGCTACGCCGTCGCGGCGATGCGCGGATTGTCGGCGGGCGGTCCGGTGCTGGCTCCGATGATCGCCACGCTGCTGTGGGCCGTGGGCATTTGCGCCGCGTGCGCACTGCCGCTGGCAGTCGGGTATCGACGGGCCAGCACGCATTGA
- a CDS encoding ATP-binding cassette domain-containing protein translates to MPNRDKAVAVRGIRKTYGKVVALDDVSFDVGRGEVIGLLGPNGAGKTTMVDILSTLTRPDRGSATVAGYDVASDPASVRRSIMVTGQQVAVDDALSGEQNLVLFGRLYGLSKSAARQRARELLGQFGLVHARKRPVSTYSGGMRRRIDIACGLVVRPQVAFLDEPTTGLDPRSRQAIWDLVASFKKLGIATLLTTQYLEEADALCDRIVLIDHGTVIADGTATELKHRAGDTFCEIVPRDLKDLDAIVAALGPLLPEHSTAMLTPESDRIAIPAPRGTSTLIEAARRLDEANIELAEIALRRPSLDDVFLSLTSDPSESLSHLASGAMR, encoded by the coding sequence ATGCCCAATAGAGATAAGGCCGTGGCGGTTCGCGGGATTCGCAAGACATACGGCAAGGTGGTGGCGCTGGATGACGTCAGTTTCGACGTGGGCCGCGGTGAGGTGATTGGTCTGCTTGGCCCCAACGGGGCGGGCAAGACGACCATGGTGGACATCTTGTCGACGCTGACGCGGCCGGATCGAGGCTCGGCGACCGTCGCCGGCTACGACGTCGCATCCGACCCGGCCAGCGTGCGGCGCTCGATCATGGTCACCGGACAGCAGGTGGCCGTCGACGACGCGCTTTCCGGTGAGCAGAACCTGGTGCTGTTCGGTCGTCTGTACGGGTTGAGCAAGTCCGCGGCGCGCCAACGGGCGCGGGAACTGCTCGGGCAATTCGGCCTCGTGCATGCCAGGAAGCGGCCGGTGAGCACGTACTCTGGCGGGATGCGTCGACGGATCGACATCGCGTGCGGACTGGTGGTCCGACCCCAAGTGGCGTTCCTAGACGAGCCCACCACCGGGCTGGATCCGAGGAGCCGGCAAGCTATTTGGGATCTGGTGGCCAGCTTCAAGAAGCTCGGCATCGCCACGTTGTTGACCACGCAGTATCTCGAGGAGGCGGATGCGCTCTGTGACCGCATCGTGTTGATCGATCACGGCACGGTCATCGCCGACGGCACCGCAACTGAGCTCAAGCACCGCGCCGGCGACACCTTCTGCGAAATAGTGCCGCGGGATCTCAAGGATCTGGACGCTATCGTCGCAGCGCTCGGTCCGCTGCTGCCCGAGCACAGCACGGCCATGCTGACACCCGAATCAGACCGGATTGCGATTCCGGCGCCACGCGGGACCAGCACGCTCATCGAGGCCGCGCGCCGACTCGACGAGGCGAATATCGAGTTGGCCGAAATCGCGCTACGCCGGCCGTCGCTCGACGACGTATTCCTGTCCCTGACATCAGATCCCAGCGAGTCTCTAAGCCATCTTGCGTCCGGGGCCATGCGGTGA
- a CDS encoding type I polyketide synthase, with translation MNIPDNAIAVVGMAGMFPGANNVSAFWDNLRRGRESIVTLSEQELRDGGVSEQTLANPAYVRRAPLLDGIDEFDADFFGFPPQAASVLDPQHRLFLQCAWHALEDAACDPARFDGSIGVYGTSSPSGYLLHNLLSHRDPNAVLAEGLNFDQFSLFLQNDKDFLATRVSHQFNLRGPSIAVQTACSSSLVAVHLACLSLLSGECDLALAGGVSLCIPHRVGYWHSPGSMVSAVGHCRPFDVRADGTVFGSGVGIVALKPLRAAVDAGDRVHAIIRGSAINNDGSAKMGYAAPNPAAQADVIAEAHAVAGVDASTVSYVETHGTGTPLGDPIEIQGLRTAFEVSRTTRAAPCVLGSVKSNIGHLEVAAGIAGLIKTILCLKNTAIPATLHFSSPNPELRLDQSPFLVQSTYGPWECDGPRRAGVSSFGVGGTNAHVVLEEAPQVPERAEPSGPQVLLLSAHTSAALGQSRTALATALAGPDSPNLADVAHTLAGRRKHNVTMAAVVHDREHAVTVLRAVEHDNVFVGESADSGEKAQPSSQRVVFLFPGQGAQHVGMAKGLYDTEPVFAEHFDACAAGFRAELDLDLYSQIFDGTATDLERIDRSQPALFTVEYALAKLVETFGVHAGAYVGYSTGEYIAATLAGIFDLDTAIKTVSLRARLMHQSPPGAMVAVALSQDEVAEHLSPGVELSAVNDPGNCVIAGPTDQIRAFTKRLGERGIPARRVRATHAFHSSAMDPMLAEFQEFLSRQRLHAPRTPVLSNLTGTWMSAEQATDPAIWARQISSTIRFADELDAVLSDPARILVEVGPGGSLTGSAIRHPKWSTGHRAVRLMRHPIQNTDDRDTFLRALGELWSAGVEVDWSPLRPAHPRVVSLPGYPFARQRHWVDPKPTVRTNVSAAGNGAPAGATADAATGGVAGNGASQTEATLQRIWSQCLGVSSVDRNANFFDLGGDSLMAISIAMSAANEDLTITPQDLYEYPTLAALTAAVDASFAASGLAKPPQAEANPAVPPNMAYFLDRGLRDTGRWRVPLILRLDPKVDPEDIRAVLTAVVNHHDALRLRLVNRDGGWQQQIAPPAEFTRLITRSLPEDVAAESAEERAAVSGILAELIAHQDMSNALVAAHIIGAHGGPHYLGLAIHRLVADDASRQILETDILTAFGQRLAGQQITLQPVGTGWWEWSVRCAALATHPAALDTCSFWIENARKVTLWLADPMTAPGVDDLTTLSCTLTVEQTFELDDARRRFRRSIQEIVLAGLGRTIAQTVGEGVVAVELEGEGRSVLRPDVDLRRTVGWFTTCYPIALACANGQGAAAIQQLDAVHDTLKSVPHYGIGYGLLRYLYAPTGRILGAQRTPDIHFRYAGVIPELPAVDAPARFDSDILPVRETVAGLGHAIELRAYRCAGSLHLDWWYDTRRIPTATAEALMRTFPIALSELIQEAVAAEQERGDAVGATEAGALVDLSSLD, from the coding sequence GTGAACATCCCCGACAACGCGATCGCGGTGGTCGGCATGGCCGGCATGTTTCCGGGCGCCAACAACGTTTCGGCGTTCTGGGACAATCTCCGCCGCGGCCGGGAGTCCATCGTCACCCTGTCCGAACAGGAGCTGCGTGACGGCGGGGTCAGCGAGCAGACGCTGGCCAATCCGGCGTATGTGCGGCGGGCACCGCTGCTTGACGGGATCGACGAGTTCGACGCCGACTTCTTCGGCTTCCCGCCGCAGGCGGCAAGCGTGCTGGATCCGCAGCATCGGTTGTTCCTGCAGTGCGCGTGGCATGCGCTCGAGGACGCGGCCTGCGACCCCGCGCGGTTCGACGGCTCGATCGGCGTGTACGGAACCAGCTCTCCCAGTGGCTATCTGCTGCACAACCTGCTGTCGCATCGCGACCCGAACGCCGTGTTGGCCGAGGGACTCAACTTCGATCAGTTCAGCCTGTTCCTGCAGAACGACAAGGATTTCCTGGCGACCCGGGTATCGCACCAGTTCAACCTGCGGGGCCCGAGCATCGCGGTGCAAACGGCGTGCTCGTCGTCGCTGGTCGCGGTTCACCTGGCCTGCCTGAGCCTGCTGTCCGGCGAATGCGACCTGGCCTTGGCCGGCGGGGTGTCGCTGTGCATCCCCCACCGGGTGGGTTACTGGCACTCGCCAGGGTCGATGGTGTCGGCCGTCGGCCACTGCCGGCCCTTTGACGTGCGGGCCGACGGCACCGTCTTCGGCAGCGGTGTCGGGATCGTGGCCCTCAAACCGTTGCGGGCCGCCGTCGACGCCGGGGACCGCGTGCACGCCATCATCCGCGGATCGGCGATCAACAACGACGGATCGGCGAAGATGGGGTACGCCGCACCCAACCCGGCCGCGCAGGCCGATGTCATCGCCGAAGCCCACGCGGTGGCCGGCGTGGACGCGTCCACCGTGAGCTATGTCGAGACCCACGGAACCGGCACCCCGCTGGGTGATCCGATCGAAATCCAGGGCCTCCGAACGGCATTCGAGGTGTCTCGGACAACCCGGGCGGCTCCTTGCGTGCTCGGATCGGTCAAGTCGAACATCGGCCACCTGGAGGTCGCGGCCGGAATCGCGGGCCTGATCAAGACGATCCTGTGCCTGAAGAACACCGCCATTCCCGCAACGCTGCACTTCAGCAGCCCCAACCCGGAACTGCGGCTGGACCAGAGTCCGTTCCTCGTGCAGAGCACATACGGCCCCTGGGAATGCGACGGCCCGCGCCGGGCCGGGGTCAGCTCGTTCGGGGTAGGCGGGACCAACGCCCACGTCGTGCTCGAGGAGGCGCCGCAGGTTCCGGAACGCGCCGAGCCGTCCGGCCCGCAGGTGCTGCTGCTGTCGGCGCACACCTCCGCCGCGCTTGGCCAGTCGCGGACCGCCCTGGCCACCGCGTTGGCCGGGCCAGACTCCCCGAACCTTGCCGATGTCGCCCACACGCTGGCGGGGCGGCGCAAGCACAACGTCACAATGGCCGCCGTCGTTCACGACCGCGAGCACGCGGTAACGGTGCTGCGGGCCGTCGAGCACGACAACGTCTTTGTCGGTGAATCTGCAGACAGCGGCGAAAAGGCCCAACCATCTTCGCAGCGAGTCGTTTTCCTGTTTCCCGGACAGGGCGCTCAACATGTCGGGATGGCCAAGGGGCTGTACGATACCGAGCCCGTTTTCGCCGAACACTTCGACGCCTGCGCCGCCGGATTCCGCGCCGAACTGGACCTGGATCTGTATTCCCAGATATTCGATGGCACCGCAACGGATCTGGAACGTATTGACCGTTCGCAGCCGGCGCTGTTCACGGTGGAATACGCGCTGGCGAAGTTGGTCGAGACGTTCGGCGTGCACGCCGGGGCTTATGTCGGATACAGCACCGGCGAATACATCGCGGCCACCCTGGCCGGGATATTCGATCTCGACACGGCGATCAAGACGGTGTCGTTGCGCGCCCGGCTGATGCACCAGTCGCCGCCCGGCGCCATGGTCGCGGTGGCGCTGAGCCAAGACGAGGTCGCCGAGCACCTCTCCCCCGGGGTCGAACTGTCGGCGGTGAATGATCCCGGCAACTGCGTCATCGCCGGGCCCACGGATCAGATTCGCGCGTTCACCAAGCGCCTGGGTGAGCGTGGAATACCCGCTCGGCGGGTACGCGCAACCCACGCGTTTCATTCCAGCGCAATGGATCCCATGCTGGCTGAATTCCAGGAGTTCTTGTCCCGTCAGCGGCTGCACGCTCCGCGCACGCCGGTGCTGTCCAACCTCACCGGAACCTGGATGTCGGCCGAGCAGGCCACCGATCCGGCCATCTGGGCGCGCCAGATCAGTTCCACCATCAGGTTTGCCGACGAACTCGATGCGGTGCTCAGCGATCCGGCGCGGATCCTGGTCGAGGTGGGACCGGGTGGCAGCCTGACCGGGTCGGCGATCCGACACCCGAAATGGTCGACCGGGCACCGCGCCGTCCGGCTCATGCGCCACCCCATCCAGAACACCGACGACCGGGACACCTTCCTGCGGGCCCTCGGCGAGCTCTGGTCGGCCGGCGTCGAGGTCGACTGGTCTCCGCTGCGCCCGGCGCACCCGCGCGTCGTTTCGCTACCCGGTTATCCGTTTGCCCGCCAACGGCATTGGGTGGATCCCAAGCCCACCGTGCGGACGAACGTTTCGGCAGCCGGCAACGGCGCGCCCGCCGGCGCCACCGCCGATGCCGCCACCGGCGGTGTGGCAGGCAACGGGGCGTCGCAGACCGAGGCCACGTTACAGCGCATCTGGTCGCAGTGCCTGGGCGTCAGCTCGGTCGATCGAAACGCCAATTTCTTTGATCTGGGCGGCGATTCCCTGATGGCGATCAGCATCGCCATGAGCGCCGCCAACGAAGATCTGACCATCACGCCGCAGGACCTGTACGAATACCCAACCCTGGCGGCGCTGACCGCCGCGGTGGACGCCTCGTTTGCGGCCAGCGGGTTAGCCAAACCCCCGCAAGCGGAGGCGAATCCGGCGGTTCCGCCGAACATGGCGTACTTCCTCGACCGGGGCCTGCGCGACACCGGCCGCTGGCGCGTGCCGCTGATCCTGCGGCTGGACCCCAAGGTGGATCCGGAAGACATCCGTGCGGTGCTGACCGCGGTGGTCAACCATCACGATGCGCTGCGCCTGCGGCTGGTCAACCGGGACGGAGGTTGGCAGCAACAGATAGCACCGCCGGCCGAATTCACCCGACTGATAACCCGATCGCTGCCCGAGGATGTGGCCGCCGAAAGCGCCGAGGAGCGCGCCGCGGTGTCCGGCATCCTGGCCGAACTGATTGCCCACCAAGACATGTCGAACGCGCTGGTCGCCGCGCATATTATCGGTGCACACGGCGGTCCGCACTACCTGGGCCTGGCCATCCACCGGCTGGTCGCCGACGACGCGTCGCGCCAAATCCTGGAGACCGACATCCTCACCGCGTTTGGGCAACGGCTGGCAGGCCAGCAGATCACGCTGCAGCCGGTCGGCACCGGGTGGTGGGAGTGGTCGGTGCGCTGCGCGGCCCTCGCGACGCATCCGGCGGCGCTGGACACCTGCTCCTTCTGGATCGAGAATGCCCGCAAGGTGACGTTGTGGCTGGCCGATCCGATGACGGCCCCCGGCGTCGACGATCTGACCACGTTGTCGTGCACGTTAACCGTCGAGCAGACATTCGAACTCGACGATGCTCGGCGCAGGTTCCGACGATCGATCCAGGAGATCGTGCTGGCCGGGCTTGGCCGAACGATAGCGCAGACGGTCGGTGAGGGTGTGGTCGCCGTGGAGCTCGAGGGCGAGGGCCGCTCGGTGCTGCGGCCGGATGTCGACCTGCGTAGAACGGTCGGCTGGTTCACGACGTGCTATCCCATTGCGCTGGCATGCGCGAACGGCCAGGGCGCCGCGGCGATTCAGCAGCTCGACGCCGTTCACGACACCCTGAAATCCGTTCCGCACTACGGAATTGGCTACGGCTTGCTGCGGTATCTGTACGCACCGACCGGACGGATCCTGGGCGCGCAGCGCACCCCGGACATCCACTTCCGGTACGCCGGCGTGATCCCCGAGTTGCCTGCCGTCGACGCTCCCGCGCGGTTCGACTCCGACATACTGCCGGTGCGCGAGACGGTCGCCGGACTGGGCCACGCCATCGAACTTCGCGCGTATCGCTGCGCCGGCTCGCTGCATCTGGATTGGTGGTACGACACCCGCCGGATCCCAACGGCAACCGCGGAAGCGCTGATGCGGACCTTCCCGATCGCGCTCAGCGAGCTGATCCAAGAGGCCGTCGCCGCGGAACAAGAACGAGGCGACGCTGTCGGAGCCACCGAAGCCGGTGCGCTGGTGGACCTGTCGAGCCTCGACTGA